The Xiphophorus hellerii strain 12219 chromosome 3, Xiphophorus_hellerii-4.1, whole genome shotgun sequence genome segment CATGaatctttacaaataaagagtcgtttgtgttgttttttctaatGTCGCAAAGCAAAAAGTTGCTCCTTCTCCCAGACGAGAACATTATCATTCTTCAATCTAAATCTATGTGAAAGTTGCTGAGTTTGTGTATTACAGACAAACAGCACCGCCATGTGGCTGAATCTacgaagaaaataaaataaaataaataacttaagtagaaatttttcttctttcttacaGATGTGAATGATGGTAGACACTGAGAATCTATCAGAAAACTACCATTTGGGGTACGACCTTGAGGAATTATTTGCAAACTATAGCAATTACTCTTATGATGGTGACTTAGAGGGAGGTGATGTTTGCGACCTGAACAATGGCACAGTTTTTGAATCCTTGTTTATACCAACTCTCTACTCGATGGCGTTTGTTGTTGGTGTCTTGGGGAATGGACTTCTGCTGGGAGTCCTCTTTCAAAGCAGGAAGCGTTGGAGTGTGACAGACACTTTCATCCTTCATCTGGCTGTATCAGATGTCCTGCTGTTGTTGACCCTGCCGCTCTGGGCTGTACAGTCTGCAAGTGAAGCCGGATGGGAGTTTGGTTCTGCCCTTTGTAAGATTACTGGAACTGTTTTTACGGTAAGAATTTTTCAGTGACAGGTAAACCTTTcttaaaatgctaaatgttccctgtatttcatttgtttttgtttgttttgatttcagaTCAACTTCTACTGTGGGATTTTTCTCCTAGCCTGTATCAGTGTTGATCGTTATCTATCCATTGTCCATGCTACCCAGATGTACACCAGAAAGAAGTCCTGGGTTGTTCATGTGAGCTGCGCTTTGGTGTGGTCGTTTTCTGTGTTCCTCTCCATCCCTGACTGGATCTATTTAGAAGCTGTGAAAGATGACAGACGAGGAAATAAAGCAGAGTGTGTTCGTAATTATCAGAAATTTGGCTTCGATGTCAAACATCAAAAGATCATAGGAAGAGGGCTCTACCAcactttggggttttttcttccttcagttGTCCTGATCTTCTGCTACTCCTGCATCTTGTGGCAGCTGCGATGTGGCACCAAAGGCCTCCAAAAACAGCGagctttcaaagtcataatagCCGTTGTGGCAGTTTTCTTTATCTGCTGGACACCATATAACATCACCCTTTTGATAGATACAGTTGAACTGAACAACAGTAGTACAGTATGTGGAATGCAAACATCTCTGGACAAAGCTCTGATTGTGACTTCGTCTTTGGGATACC includes the following:
- the cxcr3.1 gene encoding C-X-C chemokine receptor type 3.1 — translated: MMVDTENLSENYHLGYDLEELFANYSNYSYDGDLEGGDVCDLNNGTVFESLFIPTLYSMAFVVGVLGNGLLLGVLFQSRKRWSVTDTFILHLAVSDVLLLLTLPLWAVQSASEAGWEFGSALCKITGTVFTINFYCGIFLLACISVDRYLSIVHATQMYTRKKSWVVHVSCALVWSFSVFLSIPDWIYLEAVKDDRRGNKAECVRNYQKFGFDVKHQKIIGRGLYHTLGFFLPSVVLIFCYSCILWQLRCGTKGLQKQRAFKVIIAVVAVFFICWTPYNITLLIDTVELNNSSTVCGMQTSLDKALIVTSSLGYLHCSLNPILYAFVGVKFRRQLLNILKSMGCKLKTNIKLESITRRSSIWSDSGETSNSIAI